In Humulus lupulus chromosome 7, drHumLupu1.1, whole genome shotgun sequence, the following are encoded in one genomic region:
- the LOC133791204 gene encoding uncharacterized protein LOC133791204, with protein MYGYAPALQYWTYEAIQQLATEFVVSSGNMVPRVLSWSHRRNKDFTKSVISPMLSKKNLIVLPMLKPRPTEKDYYLSLTEGDLPLYPGLGQDPSEADEEENVTFEKIAEIVSQAAEAAKIFDDATPREEVAGPTPPVAPASAPTPPSSTAPELADLIERLDRVEGRQETLLKNQSVILDVVSQILTFIKEKPRGSNEDSDSKSLDIPLDYVDDPTTPPTIIVTPDARTPGVVIINPEDVVGVRFQRTRRQRRKLDWFEDYTDPTRKRPRTDATAPEEEATQVLDHLKKPDHKQYRTMCKWLLGDIPNKTPRDVKTGNHGSAWFLTWKTPQSWLNDGHIDAAEHMLRMRRKYFPNIYRQNAVVMNMYFSQVIPARYDQYKKIADKTKYTWDSNVMSMLTGIEQQFMTSWGGVENVYWCQNYG; from the exons atgtatggttatgccccggCCTTACAGTATTGGACATATGAGGCTATCCAGCAACTTGCGACAGagtttgttgtgagctcgggaaacatggtcccgagggtgcttagttggtcgcatcggagaaacaaggatttcaccaagtctgtCATCTCACCGATGCTATCGAAGAAAaat ttgattgtccttccgatgttgaagcctcggccaacagaaaaagactattatttgtctttgacagagggagatcttcccctttatcctgggcttggccaggatccctcggaggctgatgaggaggagaatgtgacttttgagaaaatcgcggagatagtttctcaggcagccgaggcagccaagatatttgatgatgctACCCCGagggaggaggttgcaggtcccacccctcctgTTGCTCCAGCCTCAGCCCCAACACCACCCTCATCCACAGCCCCTGAGCTCgccgacttgattgagcggttggacagagtcgagggtcgacaggagaccctcctgaagaaccagtcagtgatcttggacgtagttagtcagatcctgacatttaTTAAGGAAAAACCGAGGGGCTCCAATGAAGATTCAGACTCAAAGTCATTGGATATTCCTctggactatgttgatgatccaactacgcctcctaccatcattgtgacacctgatgctaggactccgggagtcgttattatcaaccctgaggatgttgtTGGGGTTCGGTTTCagaggactagacgccaaagacgCAAGCTAGATTGGTTCGAGGACTACACtgatcccacgaggaaaagacctcgcactgatgCAACTGCACCAGAAGAGGAGGCTACACAGGTGCTGGACCATCTCAAGAAGCCAGATCAcaaacagtataggacaatgtgcaagtggctgcttggagacatccccaacaagaccccgagggatgtaaagactgggaatCACGGTTCAGCGTGGTTTCTGACGTGGAAGACACCCCAGTcatggctcaatgatggg catattgatgcggcagaacacatgcttcgtatgcgtcgcaagtattttcccaatatatatcgacagaatgcagttgtgatgaacatgtatttctcacaagtgatacctgcccgatatgatcagtacaagaaaattgccgacaaaacaaagtataCGTGGGATTCTAacgttatgtccatgttgaccggcatcgaACAACAGTTTATGacatcttggggaggagttgagaatgtatattggtgccagaactatggataa
- the LOC133791205 gene encoding alpha-glucan phosphorylase, H isozyme yields MAGSVKSNGSNAITAAGKSSKVPATAQPLAEEPAAIASNINYHAQYSPHFSPFKFEPEQAYYATAESVRDRLVQQWNETYLHFHKVDPKQTYYLSMEFLQGRALTNAIGSLNIQNAYADALNKLGHELEEIVEQEKDAALGNGGLGRLASCFLDSMATLNLPAWGYGLRYRYGLFKQRIAREGQEESAEDWLEKFSPWEIVRHDVLYPVRFFGRVEVNPDGYRKWVEGELFQALAYDVPIPGYKTKNTISLRLWEAKASAEDFNLFQFNDGKYESAAQLHSRAQQICAVLYPGDATEDGKLLRLKQQFFLCSASLQDIIFRFKERKDGKGSWKWSDFPSKVAVQLNDTHPTLAIPELMRLLMDEEGLGWDEAWDVTSRTVAYTNHTVLPEALEKWSQAVMWKLLPRHMEIIEEIDKRFIAMINATRTDLESKIPSIRVLDNNPQKPVVRMANLCVVSAHTVNGVAQLHSDILKAELFEDYVSIWPTKFQNKTNGITPRRWLRFCSPELSNIITKWLKTDEWVTNLDLLVGLRKFADDEKLQAEWASAKMANKQRLAQYIERATGVSIDPNTLFDIQVKRIHEYKRQLLNILGAIYRYKKLKELSPEERKKTTPRTIMIGGKAFATYTNAKRIVKLVTDVGTVVNNDPEVNSLLKVIFVPNYNVSVAEMLIPGSELSQHISTAGMEASGTSNMKFALNGCLIIGTLDGANVEIREEVGEDNFFLFGATADQVTKLRKERENGLFKPDPRFEDAKDFIRSGVFGSYDYNPLLDSLEGNSGFGRGDYFLVGYDFPSYMDAQEKVDEAYKDRKRWLKMSILSTAGSGKFSSDRTIAQYAKEIWKIQECRVP; encoded by the exons ATGGCGGGTTCGGTGAAATCGAATGGTAGTAATGCTATCACAGCTGCTGGAAAATCTTCCAAGGTTCCGGCGACTGCGCAGCCGTTGGCTGAAGAGCCAGCGGCGATTGCGTCGAACATCAATTACCATGCTCAGTACAGTCCTCACTTCTCTCCGTTCAAGTTCGAGCCCGAGCAAGCCTACTATGCCACTGCTGAGAGCGTCCGCGATCGTCTCGTACAG CAATGGAATGAGACTTATCTTCACTTTCACAAAGTGGATCCGAAACAGACGTATTACTTGTCAATGGAGTTTCTTCAAGGACGGGCTTTGACGAACGCAATTGGTAGCCTCAATATTCAAAACGCGTATGCCGATGCTTTGAACAAGTTGGGTCATGAACTTGAGGAAATAGTAGAACAG GAGAAAGATGCTGCTCTTGGAAATGGTGGTTTGGGAAGACTTGCTTCTTGCTTTTTGGATTCAATGGCAACATTGAATCTTCCTGCATGGGGTTATGGTTTAAGGTACAGATATGGGTTGTTTAAGCAACGAATTGCTAGGGAAGGTCAAGAAGAAAGTGCTGAGGATTGGCTAGAG AAGTTTAGTCCTTGGGAAATTGTCAGGCATGATGTCCTGTACCCAGTCAGATTCTTCGGTCGTGTTGAGGTCAATCCTGATGGATA CCGAAAATGGGTTGAGGGAGAGCTTTTCCAAGCTCTGGCTTATGATGTGCCAATTCCAGGGTACAAAACCAAGAACACTATTAGCCTTCGTCTTTGGGAAGCAAAAGCTTCTGCTGAGGATTTCAACCTATTTCAGTTTAATGATGGGAAATATGAATCTGCTGCGCAGCTTCATTCCCGAGCTCAACAG ATTTGTGCTGTTCTATATCCTGGAGATGCTACTGAAGATGGAAAACTTTTAAGACTGAAGCAACAATTCTTTCTCTGCAGTGCATCACTTCAG GATATTATCTTTAGGTTCAAAGAGAGAAAAGATGGAAAGGGCTCATGGAAATGGTCTGATTTCCCCAGTAAGGTTGCTGTACAATTAAATGATACTCATCCCACTCTTGCTATTCCAGAGCTGATGCGATTGCTAATGGATGAGGAAGGACTTGGATGGGATGAAGCATGGGATGTGACATCAAG AACGGTTGCTTACACTAATCACACGGTCCTTCCCGAAGCACTGGAAAAATGGTCACAAGCTGTTATGTGGAAGCTTCTTCCTCGCCATATGGAAATCATAGAAGAAATTGACAAGAGG TTCATTGCAATGATAAATGCTACACGAACTGATCTTGAGAGTAAGATTCCCAGCATACGTGTCTTGGACAATAATCCCCAAAAGCCTGTTGTGCGGATGGCAAATTTGTGTGTGGTTTCTGCTCATACA GTCAATGGTGTTGCCCAATTGCACAGTGATATATTAAAGGCTGAGTTATTTGAAGATTATGTCTCTATTTGGCCAACAAAATTCCAAAACAAAACCAATGGCATTACTCCTCGCCGATGGCTTCGTTTTTGCAGTCCTGAGCTCAGTAACATAATCACCAAATGGTTAAAAACTGATGAATGGGTCACTAACCTTGACCTGCTAGTAGGTCTTCGAAAA TTTGCAGACGATGAAAAGTTACAAGCTGAATGGGCGTCAGCCAAGATGGCTAATAAACAGCGTCTGGCACAGTACATAGAACGTGCGACTGGTGTGAGTATTGACCCAAATACCCTGTTTGACATACAAGTGAAGCGCATCCATGAATACAAGAGGCAGCTGCTGAACATTCTGGGTGCAATTTATAGATATAAGAAGTTGAAG GAGCTGAGCCCTGAAGAACGAAAGAAAACAACTCCACGCACCATCATGATTGGAGGAAAGGCATTTGCAACATACACGAATGCTAAAAGAATTGTTAAGTTAGTGACTGATGTCGGTACAGTGGTCAACAATGATCCTGAAGTCAACAGTCTTTTGAAG GTTATATTTGTTCCAAATTACAACGTGTCTGTTGCAGAGATGCTCATTCCAGGAAGTGAGCTGTCACAGCATATTAGCACTGCAGGCATGGAGGCAAGTGGAACAAGTAACATGAAGTTTGCACTCAATGGTTGCCTCATAATCGGAACACTTGATGGGGCAAACGTGGAAATCAGGGAGGAAGTTGGAGAGGACAACTTCTTCTTGTTCGGTGCTACAGCCGACCAAGTTACCAAACTGCGGAAGGAAAGAGAGAATGGGCTG TTTAAGCCCGATCCTCGATTTGAAGATGCCAAGGATTTTATAAGAAGTGGAGTATTTGGAAGCTATGACTACAACCCTCTTCTTGACTCCCTCGAGGGAAACTCTGGTTTTGGTCGTGGAGATTATTTCCTTGTTGGCTATGATTTCCCAAGCTACATGGATGCTCAAGAAAAAGTTGATGAAGCATACAA GGACCGGAAAAGATGGCTGAAGATGTCCATACTAAGCACTGCAGGGAGTGGAAAATTCAGCAGTGACCGAACAATTGCACAGTACGCAAAGGAAATCTGGAAAATCCAGGAATGTCGGGTACCATAA